A single genomic interval of Bradyrhizobium japonicum USDA 6 harbors:
- a CDS encoding asparagine synthase-related protein: MLMAHSVEGRFPFLDDDVVELANSLPDACKLRILDEKHVLKRVTQSQAPSEIVTRKKQPYRTPNALCFVDRDAPPYVDEALSSASVRAANIFDPVAVERLRAKCQAHAHAGDGDLSNFDNMALVGVLSTQLLFQQFVADRPEAPRRLELSVDVDHQDVPGVYA, encoded by the coding sequence ATGTTGATGGCGCACTCGGTCGAGGGGCGCTTTCCATTCCTTGACGACGACGTCGTCGAACTCGCGAACTCCCTTCCCGACGCCTGCAAACTTCGCATCCTCGACGAGAAGCACGTCCTTAAGCGTGTAACGCAGTCGCAAGCTCCATCAGAGATTGTCACACGCAAGAAGCAGCCCTACCGGACCCCCAACGCGCTCTGCTTCGTCGACAGGGATGCCCCCCCTTATGTCGACGAAGCGCTCTCAAGCGCAAGCGTCCGCGCCGCCAACATCTTCGACCCGGTGGCGGTCGAACGGCTGCGCGCCAAGTGCCAGGCCCATGCGCACGCCGGCGATGGCGACCTGTCCAACTTCGACAACATGGCGCTCGTCGGCGTCTTGTCCACTCAGCTCCTGTTCCAGCAGTTCGTCGCGGACCGGCCGGAAGCACCGCGCCGCCTCGAGCTCAGCGTGGACGTCGACCACCAGGACGTACCGGGAGTTTACGCATGA
- a CDS encoding class I adenylate-forming enzyme family protein: MINNPVPLLHDYLINSAHQNGAKVALVCDGHRVTYDQLEAWSNAVAHHLVEAGVERGDRVMIFADNTVEAAVSFWAVLKANAIVCLINPLTKPDKLGYLLNDCQPTALITQTRLYATFREPARHCPSLRRVIVSGPLDDADLNALPHAVRWNTVTANEHDAAPARRCIDIDLAAIVYTSGSTGEPKGVMLTHRNMMTACTSVSSYLDVRDDEVILNALPLAFDYGLYQMIMAVRAGARLVLERSFAFPAETLRRVAEERVTGFPGVPTMFSTLLQLESLKSYDLSSIRYVTSTGAALPVRHLEQLRHTFPGARIYSMYGLTECKRCTYLPPEDLDRKPSSVGIAIPNTEMWIVDERDQRVGAGIAGQLVIRGATVMKGYWRKPEATAKKLKPGPLPGEQVLYTGDYCQMDADGYLYFVSRSDEVIKSRGEKVAPKEVESALLDIPGIREAAVVGVPDDLLGHAIKAFVVVDQVRPIDAKQIQRECHKRLESFMVPKYVVIVPELARTDTGKINKRELITG; this comes from the coding sequence ATGATCAACAATCCCGTGCCGCTCCTGCACGATTACCTGATCAACTCGGCCCATCAAAACGGCGCCAAGGTCGCGCTCGTGTGCGACGGTCATCGGGTTACCTACGACCAGCTCGAGGCGTGGTCGAATGCGGTCGCGCACCATCTGGTCGAGGCCGGCGTCGAGCGCGGCGATCGTGTGATGATCTTTGCCGACAACACCGTCGAGGCAGCCGTCAGTTTCTGGGCCGTCCTCAAGGCCAACGCGATCGTATGCCTCATCAATCCTCTCACGAAGCCCGACAAGCTCGGCTATCTCCTCAATGACTGCCAGCCGACTGCACTCATTACGCAAACGCGCCTTTATGCGACGTTCCGCGAACCCGCACGACATTGCCCGTCCTTGCGCCGCGTGATCGTGTCCGGCCCACTCGACGACGCCGATCTGAACGCACTGCCGCATGCCGTGCGATGGAACACTGTAACGGCCAACGAGCACGACGCCGCACCCGCGCGCCGCTGCATCGATATTGATCTCGCCGCCATTGTCTATACCTCGGGCTCGACCGGCGAGCCCAAAGGGGTGATGCTGACGCACCGGAACATGATGACGGCATGCACGTCGGTTTCGTCGTATCTGGACGTCCGTGACGATGAGGTCATCCTCAACGCTCTGCCACTCGCCTTCGACTACGGCCTGTATCAGATGATCATGGCCGTACGCGCCGGAGCGCGCCTTGTTCTCGAGCGCTCTTTTGCCTTCCCCGCCGAGACGCTCCGACGTGTTGCAGAAGAGAGAGTGACGGGCTTTCCCGGCGTACCGACGATGTTCTCGACTCTGCTGCAGCTTGAGTCGCTGAAGAGTTACGATTTATCCAGCATTCGCTACGTGACGAGCACCGGTGCCGCGCTGCCGGTCCGGCACCTGGAGCAGCTGAGACACACGTTCCCCGGCGCACGCATCTACTCCATGTACGGTCTTACCGAATGCAAACGCTGCACCTACCTGCCGCCGGAGGATCTCGATCGGAAGCCGTCGAGCGTAGGAATTGCCATTCCAAATACCGAAATGTGGATCGTCGACGAGCGTGATCAACGGGTCGGCGCCGGCATCGCCGGACAGCTGGTGATCCGCGGTGCGACCGTCATGAAGGGTTATTGGCGAAAGCCCGAAGCTACTGCGAAGAAACTCAAGCCCGGACCGCTTCCCGGCGAGCAGGTGCTTTACACCGGCGACTACTGTCAGATGGACGCCGACGGATATCTGTACTTCGTCAGCCGGAGCGACGAGGTCATCAAATCGCGCGGCGAGAAGGTCGCGCCCAAGGAGGTGGAGAGCGCTTTGCTGGACATTCCCGGCATAAGGGAAGCGGCAGTCGTTGGCGTTCCCGACGATCTGCTCGGTCACGCGATCAAGGCCTTCGTGGTCGTCGACCAGGTGCGGCCGATCGACGCCAAGCAGATCCAGCGAGAGTGTCACAAGCGCCTCGAGAGTTTCATGGTCCCCAAGTACGTCGTTATCGTGCCGGAACTGGCGCGCACGGATACGGGCAAGATCAACAAGAGAGAGCTCATCACGGGATAG